Below is a genomic region from Neorhizobium galegae.
CAGGGTCTCAGACAATCCCAGGGAAGGGGCTTCACCGACACGGCCCGCAGGAATCTTCTGGTCACCAATGTGAATCAGGCCGCGAAGAAAAGTGCCAGTTGTCAGAACAATTGTTCCGCATCCGAATCGACGTCCGTCTTTCAGTTCAACCGAGCCGACTCGCCCGTCCTCGATCCCTATATCGAAGGCGTCTCCCTCGATCACGGTGAGATTGGGGTGGTCGAAAATTTCACGCTGCATCGCCAGGCGGTAAAGCTTGCGATCGGCCTGGGTCCGTGGCCCGCGCACCGCAGGTCCCTTCTTGCGATTGAGAAGCCGGAACTGGATGCCGGAGGCATCCGCCACGCGGCCCATCAAGCCGTCAAAGGCATCGACCTCACGCACAAGATGGCCCTTGCCGAGACCGCCGATCGCAGGGTTGCAAGACATCACACCGATGGTCTGTCGGTTATGCGTTATCAGCGCGGTGCTGGCTCCCATGCGCGCGGCCGCACTCGCTGCCTCGCAGCCAGCATGCCCTCCGCCGATGACGATGACGTCGAATGTCGTTTCCATTTGCCTACCTTATGAAACAGCACGGCCGCTCTGTTTCACGTGAATCACTTACCGATGCAGAACTGCGAAAAAATCACGTCAAGCAGCTGCTCCACATCTACCCGGCCGGTGATGCGGCCCAGCGACGATGCTGCGGCCCGGAGGCTCTCGGCCCGAAGATCGAGCTCTCGGCCGTTTAACGCTTCTTCGATGAAAATGGAAGCCTCTTTCAGGTACTGAAGGTGTCGCTGCCGGTTGGGAACCAGCGATCCGGACCAGGTTTCGCGGAGCTTTTCCAGGATCAGCGAACGAAGCTCGTCCAGCCCATCCCCCGTTTCGCTGGAGATATTCAGATCGTACGCAGCCGACGGGCGGCGTATATCCGCCTTGGTTCCAACCCGCAGCACCTCCGCGGTCACCCTCTCGAGGATCTGTTTCGAGTCCGAATCGATCTCTTCGAGCTGCAGGACGAGATCGGCCTGTTCGATCGCTATTCGCGCCCGCCGCACACCCTCCTGCTCAACGCGATCCTCGCTTTCACGAAGCCCCGCCGTATCGAAGAACCGCACAAGATAGCCATCCATGTCCACGTCGACATGCAGAATATCCCGCGTGGTGCCGGCAATCTCCGTGACGATAGCGACATCCCGTTTCGCCAGCGCGTTGAGAAGACTGGACTTGCCGGCATTCGGAGGACCTGCGATGACCACCTTGTATCCGTCGCGAATGATCTCTCCGGCTTTCGCTGAGGCAATATGCTTCTCGATCTCGAGATAAAGATCCGCCACCTCAGTCCAGACCCTGTCCGAAACCGATCCGGGAACGTCATCCTCATCCGCGAAGTCAAGCTCCGCCTCGATCAAGGCCCGCGCTCGGGTCAATCTCTCGGCCCATTCCATATAGAGCGCCGACTGCCCGCCAAAACCCTGTTCGACCGCCAGCCGCCGTTGCATCTCGGTCTCAGCGGCAATCAGATCCGCGAGGCCCTCGACCTCCACCAGATCCAGCTTTCCGTTTTCGAAGGCTCGACGGGAAAACTCCCCCGCTTCGGCCAGACGAAGCCCGATGGCCTCCAGTTCCCGATAAACGGCGGCAACGACGGCACGGCTGCCATGCAAGTGTATTTCAACACAGTCCTCGCCGGTAAAGGAACTCGGGCCCGGAAAGGTCAGAACCAGAGCCTGATCGATGATCGAACCGTTGCGGCTCCGAATCGTCCTAAGCGCAGCCTTCCTGCCCATCGGCAGGTCCCCTACCAAAACCCCGGAGGCGTCGAATGCCTGCGTCCCGCTTATCCGGATAACCGCAACGCCGGCGGGGAGAGTCCCGCTGGAGTTGGCATAGATCGTATCGTTGAGTGCCTGGATCATGCAATCAATCTATCAGAGACGGCTCCAAACTGAAAAGCGCCCGGTAGAACCGAGCGCTCGTCGTCTTTGCGAATCCGGCTAAGGATCAGGTGTTCATCGAGTCGAAGAAATCGCCGTTGGTCTTCGTCTGTTTCAGCTTGTCGATCAGGAACTCGATCGCATCCGTGGTGCCCATCGGGGCGAGAATACGGCGAAGCACGAAGATCTTCTGGAGATCCTGGCGCGGCACCAGCAGGTCTTCCTTACGCGTACCTGACTTGAGGATGTCCATCGACGGGAAGATGCGCTTGTCGGCGACCTTGCGGTCGAGCACGATTTCCGAGTTGCCGGTGCCCTTGAACTCTTCGAAGATGACTTCGTCCATGCGGCTGCCGGTGTCGATCAGCGCGGTCGCGATGATCGTCAGCGAGCCGCCTTCCTCGATGTTACGGGCGGCACCGAAGAAGCGCTTCGGGCGCTGCAGGGCGTTGGCGTCCACGCCGCCCGTCAGGACCTTGCCGGAGGAGGGCACGACGGTATTGTAGGCGCGGCCAAGGCGGGTGATGGAATCGAGCAGGATGACGACGTCGCGGCCGTGCTCGACCAGGCGCTTTGCCTTCTCGATGACCATTTCGGCGACCTGCACGTGGCGCACGGCCGGTTCGTCGAAGGTGGAGGAAACGACCTCGCCCTTGACCGAGCGCTGCATGTCCGTGACTTCTTCCGGCCGTTCGTCGATCAGCAGGACGATCAGGTAGCATTCCGGATGATTGGCGGTGATCGAGTGGGCGATGTTCTGCAGGAGAACGGTCTTACCGGTGCGCGGCGGCGCGACGATCAGGCCACGCTGGCCCTTGCCGAGCGGTGCCACCAGGTCGATCACGCGGGCGGAGAGATCCTTGGAGGTCGGAACTTCCAGTTCCATCTTGAACCGCTCGTTCGGGTAAAGCGGTGTCAAGTTGTCGAAATGGACCTTGTGGCGGATCTTTTCCGGGTCGTCGAAATTGATCGTGTTGACCTTGAGAAGGGCGAAATAACGCTCGCCTTCCTTGGGACCGCGGATCGGACCCTCGACCGTGTCGCCGGTCTTCAGCGAGAAGCGGCGGATCTGGGAGGGAGAGATATAGATATCATCGGGACCGGGGAGGTAGTTTGCGTTCGCGGAACGCAGGAAACCAAACC
It encodes:
- the rho gene encoding transcription termination factor Rho; translated protein: MAEMKLQELKSKSPTDLLTFAESLEVENASTMRKQELMFAILKVLASQDVEIIGEGVVEVLQDGFGFLRSANANYLPGPDDIYISPSQIRRFSLKTGDTVEGPIRGPKEGERYFALLKVNTINFDDPEKIRHKVHFDNLTPLYPNERFKMELEVPTSKDLSARVIDLVAPLGKGQRGLIVAPPRTGKTVLLQNIAHSITANHPECYLIVLLIDERPEEVTDMQRSVKGEVVSSTFDEPAVRHVQVAEMVIEKAKRLVEHGRDVVILLDSITRLGRAYNTVVPSSGKVLTGGVDANALQRPKRFFGAARNIEEGGSLTIIATALIDTGSRMDEVIFEEFKGTGNSEIVLDRKVADKRIFPSMDILKSGTRKEDLLVPRQDLQKIFVLRRILAPMGTTDAIEFLIDKLKQTKTNGDFFDSMNT
- the mnmE gene encoding tRNA uridine-5-carboxymethylaminomethyl(34) synthesis GTPase MnmE, whose protein sequence is MIQALNDTIYANSSGTLPAGVAVIRISGTQAFDASGVLVGDLPMGRKAALRTIRSRNGSIIDQALVLTFPGPSSFTGEDCVEIHLHGSRAVVAAVYRELEAIGLRLAEAGEFSRRAFENGKLDLVEVEGLADLIAAETEMQRRLAVEQGFGGQSALYMEWAERLTRARALIEAELDFADEDDVPGSVSDRVWTEVADLYLEIEKHIASAKAGEIIRDGYKVVIAGPPNAGKSSLLNALAKRDVAIVTEIAGTTRDILHVDVDMDGYLVRFFDTAGLRESEDRVEQEGVRRARIAIEQADLVLQLEEIDSDSKQILERVTAEVLRVGTKADIRRPSAAYDLNISSETGDGLDELRSLILEKLRETWSGSLVPNRQRHLQYLKEASIFIEEALNGRELDLRAESLRAAASSLGRITGRVDVEQLLDVIFSQFCIGK